The Anolis carolinensis isolate JA03-04 chromosome 1, rAnoCar3.1.pri, whole genome shotgun sequence genome window below encodes:
- the LOC134299399 gene encoding uncharacterized protein LOC134299399, translated as MQLEKDKEIELRRLELEKEKLALSQPHIINQEGNGRTEASDLLLKRFPKFNKDDDVEKFLISFERCCRDFEIDEGKWMLYLRPQICGKLLEIYGDVPEELHRDYNFFKKQVQQKLQLTPEFYRLKFRSLRKEKAQSFSEVASKQAQLFDSWLRTSEVENFQQLRELIKLEQLFQLVPSDYRWLVQDRKPSTADEAAAMTDQLITLREGFRNDEGLSERRQNKPPFFNYQTHTQYKKTPAIENTAYRRPEVINQTKPEVKARCYQCGKSDHLKYQCPLLRRDKTSFFMNKEPKENTLNGDIKLLSSTETVPKEKQCLFILSDDFSEDYFEPITIVNQQKQGWRDTGSQVCVIHPKSVPQKYQKPTSEINLKGLGPAVPAEVVSLPIEYNGWKGIWDFAISSDIPHECLIGNDLARQVKNWKKLCEEKEDYNRSPIQEAVCLPIQPESEQGPESSSTITEIVSKTGGVQEIKQAQEEDESLKPLFKQAESLPESAGELPNKFVTKDGVFYRESKSVESEERSEIHSQSFTEIERQAQVAEKLKEQQAAEYKKQADEALVASMRLTYQELHVDRKKEEKKLQNLEGKKWEQAERLGMGLVSRSSISHSVLSEMQVIEQETPVTTKSTQSQLDLFEDIGSFTSGPPKYKDNPFSLGDAFSSQWETDNSSWEMDKGEEEADIAISSIRPIGDRPINRRETESKISVVESNEAQQKFAGAKVISSDMFFGREADTVPVAEYLTDLQSTMRVARDIAQEHLAVAQQRQKSYYDRSAKPRSKRRSFFNGESGKDPDVMGIGSFNHQQFTFKILQKCLDNVSQDFLNDSWKFRKKTFWDRESSLCCWEGRV; from the coding sequence atgcagctagagaaggataaggaaatagaactgagacgattggaattggaaaaagagaaattggcactgtctcaaccacacattattaaccaagaagggaatggtaggactgaagcgtctgatctacttctgaagagattcccaaagtttaataaagatgatgatgtggaaaagtttttgatttcttttgagaggtgctgcagagattttgaaattgatGAGGGAAAATGGATGCTTTATTTAAGACCCCAGATTTGTGGtaaattgttagaaatatatggtgATGTACCTGAAGAGTTACACCGAGATTataacttctttaaaaaacagGTACAACAGAAATTGCAACTCACACCTGAATTTTATCGTTTAAAATTCAGATCCCTGAGGAAAGAAAAGGCCCAGAGCTTCTCAGAAGTAGCCTCAAAACAAGCCCAATTATTTGATAGTTGGCTCAGAACCTCAGAAGTGGAAAATTTTCAACAGCTGAGGGAATTAATTAAGTTGGAACAACTGTTTCAATTAGTGCCCTCAGATTATCGGTGGTTAGTTCAAGACAGAAAGCCATCAACTGCCGATGAAGCAGCTGCCATGACAGATCAATTGATCACTCTGAGGGAAGGATTTAGGAACGATGAGGGACTAAGTGAGAGAAGGCAGAATAAACCGCCATTTTTCaattatcaaacacacacacaatacaaaaagaCGCCTGCCATAGAAAACACCGCCTACAGGAGGCCTGAGGTAATTAATCAGACCAAACCTGAGGTAAAAGCAAGGTGCTATCAGTGTGGAAAGTCTGATCATCTAAAATACCAATGTCCTCTTTTAAGAAGAGATAAAACATCCTTCTTTATGAATAAAGAGCCCAAAGAAAATACTCTTAATGGTGATATTAAGTTGCTAAGCAGTACTGAGACTGTTCCTAAggagaaacaatgtttatttattttatccgatgatttttctgaagattattttgagcctatcactattgtgaaccaacaaaaacaaggttggagggatacaggatcccaggtgtgtgttatccacccaaaatcggtacctcagaaatatcaaaagcccacctctgagataaatctaaagggtttgggaccagctgtaccagctgaggtagtatctctcccaattgaatacaatggatggaaagggatCTGGGACTTTGCAATTAGCTCAGATATCCCTCATGAATGTTTAATCGGCAATGACCTAGCTAGACAAGTTAAGAACTGGAAAAAGTTGTGTGAGGAGAAGGAAGATTACAACAGAAGCCCTATTCAGGAAGCAGTGTGCTTACCTATTCAACCGGAATCTGAACAGGGTCCAGAATCTAGTTCCACCATTACCGAAATTGTTAGTAAAACAGGGGGAGTTCAAGAAATTAAACAAGCTCAGGAGGAAGATGAATCCCTGAAGCCTTTGTTTAAGCAAGCTGAAAGTTTACCAGAATCAGCAGGAGAACTACCCAATAAATTTGTCACAAAAGATGGTGTGTtttacagagaaagcaaaagtgtggaatcagaagaaaggtcagaaatacatAGTCAGAGTTTCACTGAAATTGAAAGGCAAGCGCAGGTGGCTGAGAAACTGAAGGAGCAACAGGCTGCGGAGTACAAGAAGCAAGCAGATGAAGCCTTAGTGGCCTCCATGAGACTGACGTATCAAGAGCTACACGTTGAtcggaaaaaggaggagaaaaaacttCAAAACCTGGAAGGGAAGAAGTGGGAACAGGCAGAGCggctgggcatgggcttggtGTCCAGGAGCTCTATTTCTCACTCTGTCCTCTCTGAGATGCAAGTGATAGAACAAGAAACGCCAGTGACTACAAAGTCCACACAGTCCCAGCTAGATCTCTTTGAAGACATCGGAAGCTTCACATCTGGACCACCAAAGTACAAAGATAATCCTTTTTCATTAGGCGATGCCTTCAGCTCACAGTGGGAGACAGACAACTCCTCTTGGGAAATGgacaaaggggaagaggaggcagaCATTGCCATCTCCAGTATCCGGCCTATTGGTGACAGACCCATTaacagaagagagacagagagcaagATATCAGTAGTGGAGTCCAATGAAGCTCAGCAGAAGTTTGCAGGGGCCAAAGTCATCTCATCTGATATGTTCTTTGGACGGGAAGCTGATACAGTTCCAGTGGCTGAATATTTGACCGATCTTCAGTCAACAATGAGAGTGGCAAGAGACATCGCACAAGAACATCTAGCTGTAGCCCAGCAGAGACAGAAGAGCTACTATGACAGGTCAgccaaaccaagaagcaagcggAGGTCATTTTTCAATGGAGAGAGTGGTAAAGACCCTGACGTGATGGGGATTGGTAGTTTTAACCATCAACAGTTTACTTTCAAGATTCTACAAAAATGCTTGGACAATGTTTCGCAGGACTTCTTAaatgactcttggaagtttcgcaaaaaaacattttgggacagAGAGAGTTCATTGTGTTGCTGGGAAGGACGAGTGTAA